The sequence CTTATTGTTTAGTAAATTAATCTTTCTAAAATAAGACTTCAACAAATATTGAACACTTGATCAATATTTGATAACATATTTATCGATCGTTCAGTAAATAGGAGAAAACATGCTAAGACATTCAAAAAAACTAAGACATATCTTATTTATTACAATATTTTTTGTAACAATTGGACAACTATGCATCACCCTTTATCTACCATCATTACCAGCTATTGCTAAATCTTTATCTATAAATGTAGGCTTAGCACAGTCTAGTATAACTATCTTCTTATTAGCTTATGGTATTTCACAACTTTTTTACGGTTTTCTATCTGATTATTTTGGAAGAAAACCTTGCTTATTAATTGGCTATATTATTTTAATTTTAGCTACAATTTTATTACTTTTATTCTCTCATAATTCAAAAATCTTTTTCATCTCAAGATTTTTTCAAGGTATTGGAGCTGGTGCAGCAGCTGTTCTAGCAAGAGCAGTTATTCGTGATAGCTTCTCAAAAAATGATTTACCATCTGCTTTTGCTATACTAATCATGGTAGTTTCTATAACTCCAGCTATTGCTCCCTTTATTGGAGGTCTTATCGCAAGTTTTTTTAATTGGCAAATGATATTTGCTAGCTTACTTATTTATATGATTATTATAATTTTAGCTATTATTTATTTTTTACCTGAGACACATTATAGAGAATTGAGTAAAAAGAAAAACAATAAAAGTATTTTATATGTTTTAAAGGATTTATTCTTTCATGAACAGTATTTACTATGTGTTTTTATGATTATTTTTATATATTCTTCTCAAATATTATATCTTGCAGTTAGTCCATTTATTTTTGAAAAAAAATTTCACTTATCAGAAGCTGCTTATGGTACATTAATAATGATTCCAGCATTTGGTTATATTCTTGGTAATTTTTTAGTTCACCATTTGAGAAATTCTATTAGATGTCGATATCAAATTCTAATAGGAATCGCTTGCGCTTTTACCTCTAGTATAGGGATAATCATTATTGGATTAACTGGACTAAATTTAATAATTTTACTAAGTTTTTTATTTATTCTAACAGTGGGACTTGGATTAACATTTTCAAATACAGTCGCATTATCTTTAATTCCTTTTACAACAATTGCGGGGACTGCTGCGGCAGTTTCTGGATTTCTGCAAATGTCCGGAACATCACTAATAAATGCTATTATTAATTTCTTACATATAGAAAGTACTTTTGGCTTAGGAGTTAGTTTATTTATTTGTACGTTTATTACTATGTTATTATTCATAAAAATAATCACTAAATATAACGATTAGCCTAAGCTATAACCTTAATAATAAAACATATAGCTTTAACTCCTTCTATTTTGGCAATGGAATGAACTCCTCTTCATCATCATATACTTTTTTAAACTTGCCATTTACCCAATCATCTTTTGCTTGATTAATTCTTTGTCTACTACTTGAAACAAAGTTCCACTCAATAAATCTATGAGAAAGTTTATCTCCACCAATTATAATAACCTGTGAATCAGATAAAGCATTTAATTTAGACATTTCCTCACTATCTATCACAAGCATCGTGTGACTTTTTATAATATTTTTATCATACTCAATCTTACCTTTAATTACATAGATAGCTAACTCTTCTTCGGTTGGCAATGCAATAGAGCCAGCCTTAGGAATATTAATCTCAATATATAAAGTTCGACTATATGTTTTTACTGGAGATTTATAACCATAAGCATCGCCAATTAAAAGTTTAAAGCTTATATTATTTATAGCAAACTCTGGTAATACATCACTAGAGTAATGATAAAAATCAGGTTCAATCTCTTCATAAGACTTAGGTAAAGCATACCAAA is a genomic window of Francisella sp. LA112445 containing:
- a CDS encoding pirin family protein, producing the protein MKIKHIINAKTNNIGSLEVRRVLPTAKQRMVGPWIFFDHFGPVELLVGDCMDVRPHPHINLATVTYLFEGEIYHRDSLGTAQLILPGEVNLMVAGKGITHSERERDETKLKNRTLHGIQLWYALPKSYEEIEPDFYHYSSDVLPEFAINNISFKLLIGDAYGYKSPVKTYSRTLYIEINIPKAGSIALPTEEELAIYVIKGKIEYDKNIIKSHTMLVIDSEEMSKLNALSDSQVIIIGGDKLSHRFIEWNFVSSSRQRINQAKDDWVNGKFKKVYDDEEEFIPLPK
- a CDS encoding Bcr/CflA family efflux MFS transporter codes for the protein MLRHSKKLRHILFITIFFVTIGQLCITLYLPSLPAIAKSLSINVGLAQSSITIFLLAYGISQLFYGFLSDYFGRKPCLLIGYIILILATILLLLFSHNSKIFFISRFFQGIGAGAAAVLARAVIRDSFSKNDLPSAFAILIMVVSITPAIAPFIGGLIASFFNWQMIFASLLIYMIIIILAIIYFLPETHYRELSKKKNNKSILYVLKDLFFHEQYLLCVFMIIFIYSSQILYLAVSPFIFEKKFHLSEAAYGTLIMIPAFGYILGNFLVHHLRNSIRCRYQILIGIACAFTSSIGIIIIGLTGLNLIILLSFLFILTVGLGLTFSNTVALSLIPFTTIAGTAAAVSGFLQMSGTSLINAIINFLHIESTFGLGVSLFICTFITMLLFIKIITKYND